A region from the Vicia villosa cultivar HV-30 ecotype Madison, WI unplaced genomic scaffold, Vvil1.0 ctg.003254F_1_1, whole genome shotgun sequence genome encodes:
- the LOC131640654 gene encoding uncharacterized protein LOC131640654, giving the protein MTKKKRSSRPLSPSVLAMKKKKRSCIKSSQQPQQQESLESEFYLPDECWEHVFSFLIRPVDVINNTEDKNKLYFNSLSLVSKRFLSIVNRSIFSFTIFHPRLCYLPCFFDRFSNLNSLDLYFCNCNPDLYADIAFALRDRTTLKSLLIFEIELNDASYVSSHYIDSFVSLKGLNSLTFSDSQISDDLLYSIAREGLPLKTFVLEHCIDYSYPGIYCLLSKCHRIQHLGLQGVHFLNNHHIFELSLLLPFMVSINLSECSKLTESSLFAIIMNCHSLEEIKIEFLYNKSESVENAHAFRDFDVNPRLKFLHFAGNLFINDEIIILLASIFPNLQLLDLSYCGNISEKSICQVLSRCCKVRHLHLTNCVEVRRIKMNFVALQLKVLNLSGTSVNDETLYEISKSCCGLLQLLLISCKYVTEKGVMHVVQKCRQLKKIYLRCCDKVNVDAVISIISSNPSLEIDNCSSFAEVRGKF; this is encoded by the coding sequence ATGACGAAGAAGAAGAGATCTTCTCGACCACTATCGCCTTCTGTCCTTGctatgaaaaagaagaagagatctTGTATCAAATCTTCACAACAACCGCAACAACAAGAATCACTTGAAAGTGAATTTTACTTACCAGATGAATGCTGGGAGCATGTCTTCTCATTCCTCATCAGGCCGGTCGATGTCATTAACAATACTGAAGACAAAAACAAACTCTACTTCAATTCACTATCTCTCGTCTCAAAACGATTTCTCTCCATCGTTAACCGTAGCATATTCTCTTTCACAATTTTTCATCCACGTCTTTGTTATCTCCCATGTTTCTTTGATAGATTCTCTAACCTTAATTCCCTTGACCTCTATTTCTGCAACTGCAACCCTGATCTATATGCAGACATTGCTTTCGCTCTCCGTGACAGAACAACATTGAAGTCTTTACTTATTTTTGAAATTGAGCTGAATGATGCAAGCTATGTTTCATCACATTACATTGATTCTTTCGTGAGTTTGAAGGGTTTGAATTCTCTCACGTTCTCGGATTCGCAAATATCGGATGATTTGCTTTACTCTATTGCAAGAGAAGGTCTTCCTTTGAAGACTTTTGTTCTTGAACACTGTATCGACTATAGTTATCCTGGAATTTACTGTTTATTATCTAAGTGTCACAGGATACAACATTTGGGTCTTCAAGGTGTTCATTTTCTTAATAATCATCATATTTTTGAGTTGTCTTTGCTTCTACCTTTTATGGTATCTATAAACCTTAGTGAATGTTCCAAACTCACAGAATCATCTTTGTTTGCAATCATTATGAATTGTCACTCACTTGAGGAGATCAAAATAGAATTCTTATATAATAAGAGTGAGAGTGTAGAAAATGCACATGCTTTTAGAGATTTTGATGTCAACCCTCGATTAAAGTTTCTACATTTTGCTGGCAATTTATTTATAAACGATGAGATCATCATATTGCTTGCTTCCATTTTCCCCAATTTGCAGCTTCTTGATTTGAGTTATTGCGGTAACATATCTGAAAAAAGTATTTGTCAAGTTTTAAGTAGGTGTTGTAAGGTTAGACATCTGCACTTGACCAATTGTGTAGAAGTGAGACGAATTAAAATGAATTTTGTAGCTCTTCAATTAAAGGTGTTGAACTTGTCTGGCACAAGTGTTAATGATGAAACACTCTATGAGATCTCAAAGAGTTGTTGTGGGCTTTTGCAACTATTACTCATAAGTTGTAAATATGTCACAGAAAAGGGAGTGATGCACGTGGTTCAAAAATGCAGGCAACTCAAGAAGATCTATTTGAGATGTTGTGATAAAGTGAATGTTGATGCGGTTATCTCAATTATTTCATCAAATCCATCATTAGAAATAGATAATTGCTCCAGCTTTGCTGAAGTTCGGGGAAAGTTTTGA